A window of the Streptomyces sp. Ag109_O5-10 genome harbors these coding sequences:
- a CDS encoding zinc-dependent alcohol dehydrogenase family protein, whose product MRAVVLQEFGTPLILSEIEKPTAGPGQVLVRVRASGVNPLDTKIRAGRAPHARRTLPAVLGLDLAGVVEEVGAGVTDLAPGDEVYGMTGGVGDLQGSLAEYASVDARLLARKPGSLTVREAAALPLVVITAWEGLVDRAQVHQGQKVLVHGGAGGIGHVAVQIARARGAEVFATASPARLEVVRSLGATPIDHTTTDVDEYVAKYTGGEGFDVVFDTVGGPVLDASFTAVRTYTGHVLSALGWGTHSIAPLSFRAATYSGVFTLLPLLTGRGREHHGEIMREAAALADAGALRPLLDPRRFTLATVADAHAAVESGTAQGKIVIDVD is encoded by the coding sequence ATGCGCGCAGTGGTTCTGCAGGAGTTCGGCACCCCGCTGATCCTGAGTGAGATCGAGAAGCCCACCGCCGGCCCCGGCCAGGTGCTGGTCAGGGTACGGGCCAGCGGCGTCAACCCGCTGGACACCAAGATCCGGGCCGGCCGGGCCCCTCACGCCCGACGCACGCTGCCCGCCGTGCTCGGCCTGGACCTTGCCGGCGTGGTCGAGGAAGTCGGCGCGGGCGTCACGGACCTCGCACCCGGCGACGAGGTCTACGGCATGACCGGTGGCGTCGGTGACCTGCAGGGATCGCTCGCCGAGTACGCCTCCGTCGACGCCCGCCTGCTCGCCCGCAAGCCGGGCTCGCTCACCGTGCGCGAGGCCGCCGCCCTGCCTCTGGTCGTCATCACGGCCTGGGAGGGCCTGGTCGACCGGGCACAGGTCCACCAGGGGCAGAAGGTCCTCGTCCACGGCGGTGCCGGCGGAATCGGCCACGTGGCCGTTCAGATCGCCCGGGCCCGCGGCGCCGAGGTCTTCGCCACCGCCTCGCCCGCGCGGCTGGAGGTCGTCAGGAGCCTGGGGGCGACGCCGATCGACCACACCACCACGGACGTGGACGAGTACGTCGCCAAGTACACCGGGGGAGAGGGCTTCGACGTCGTCTTCGACACCGTCGGCGGTCCCGTGCTCGACGCGTCCTTCACGGCGGTACGCACCTACACCGGCCACGTCCTGAGCGCACTGGGCTGGGGCACCCACAGCATCGCGCCACTCTCCTTCCGCGCGGCCACGTACTCCGGCGTCTTCACCCTGCTGCCCCTGCTGACCGGCCGTGGGCGAGAGCACCACGGAGAGATCATGCGCGAGGCGGCCGCCCTCGCCGACGCGGGGGCACTCAGGCCCTTGCTCGATCCGCGGCGCTTCACACTCGCCACCGTCGCCGACGCCCACGCGGCCGTGGAGAGCGGCACCGCCCAAGGCAAGATCGTGATTGACGTCGACTGA
- a CDS encoding TetR/AcrR family transcriptional regulator translates to MVTQVRKTKSEERILAAAAELFYANGLRGVGIEQVIAASGVAKSTLYVHFRTKDELVAAYLRRTDESWLAQLQGAAARAGDDPREQLVGMFDALTDAFDRHGFFGCPFVSAAVEADLDSEARAITVQHTRRRQAWLTELSGKAGAGAPETLARHIGLLVDGALAAGRLLQDRTVVDEAKSAARLLVAGHV, encoded by the coding sequence ATGGTGACGCAGGTCAGGAAGACGAAGTCCGAGGAGAGGATCCTCGCTGCGGCGGCCGAGCTGTTCTACGCGAACGGGCTGCGCGGCGTCGGGATAGAACAGGTCATCGCGGCGTCGGGCGTCGCGAAATCGACGCTGTACGTGCACTTCCGCACCAAGGACGAGCTGGTCGCGGCCTACCTGCGACGGACGGACGAATCCTGGCTGGCCCAGCTGCAGGGCGCCGCCGCACGCGCGGGGGACGACCCTCGTGAGCAGCTCGTCGGGATGTTCGACGCGCTGACGGACGCCTTCGACCGGCACGGCTTCTTCGGATGCCCGTTCGTGAGTGCGGCGGTCGAGGCCGACCTGGACTCGGAGGCCCGGGCCATCACCGTGCAGCACACGCGACGCCGTCAGGCATGGCTGACCGAGCTGAGCGGGAAGGCCGGCGCCGGTGCCCCCGAGACGCTGGCCCGGCACATCGGACTCCTGGTGGACGGCGCCCTGGCCGCCGGGCGTCTGCTCCAGGACCGCACGGTCGTGGACGAGGCGAAATCCGCGGCGCGCCTGCTGGTCGCCGGTCACGTGTGA